A single genomic interval of Lathyrus oleraceus cultivar Zhongwan6 chromosome 7, CAAS_Psat_ZW6_1.0, whole genome shotgun sequence harbors:
- the LOC127102121 gene encoding uncharacterized protein LOC127102121 — protein sequence MVVYAKFMKEILIGKHKLKYNENIALEEVKIGHTLCDLGKNLNLMSLSMMGRLNCGEPKPTQMDLTLAYQSITYTYGVLEDVIMMVYDLLFPIDFVNLNMVENFETPLLIGRTFLETGRVLINVKMGEIIFRFNKEHIVFNIFEAMKHQKENPQCYRVYVVEEINQKVVASESPSSLMG from the exons ATGGTAGTCtatgcaaaattcatgaaagaAATTTTAATCGGAAAGCATAAACTGAAATATAACGAGAATATTGCTTTAGAAGAAG TGAAGATTGGTCATACACTTTGTGATTTAGGGAAGAATCTCAATTTGATGTCTCTATCTATGATGGGGAGGCTGAACTGTGGAGAACCAAAGCCAACTCAGATGGATCTTACTTTAGCTTATCAATCTATCACTTATACATATGGAGTTCTTGAAGATGTTATTATGATGGTATATGATTTATTGTTCCCAATCGACTTTGTGAACCTAAATATGGTTGAAAATTTTGAAACACCATTACTAATAGGAAGAACTTTCTTAGAAACGGGTAGAGTTTTGATTAATGTCAAAATGGGAGAAATTATTTTTAGATTCAACAAAGAACAtattgtttttaatatttttgaagCCATGAAACATCAAAAAGAAAATCCTCAGTGCTATAGAGTTTATGTAGTAGAAGAGATTAATCAAAAAGTAGTTGCAAGTGAGTCACCATCATCATTGATGGGCTGA